TTTTCTTTGAGATGTTTCTGCATATCTTCAGGGGAAAAATTTATTTTCTGGGCAACCCGCAGGGCATGACTGTCAGTCGAAACTCCTTCCACCATCTTATGGGTTGGTAGACCATTATGGAAATCAACTTGAAGGTACTGTCCTTTTCCTTCCTGCCTGAATTTATCGACAAGTTCATGGCTGTGGGTAACCAGCATGGTATTATTGCCAACAGCATGAAAACCTTTCATGATATCAACTGAAAAGGTCATCTTTTCTGCCGTTGTCGTTCCTTCGGCGATCTCATCAAGGATTGCCAGGCTTTTTGGTGTCACCGAGTAAAAAATATCGCGGGTCACCTTTAACTCCGTACCAAAACGACCCTCTGGGTCCAATAAAGAGTCAAATGAAGGCGCTTGATAGGTAATCCTATCCGCCATGTTTATCATAGCAGCAGAGGCTACAACCGGGGAGCCTATCTGGGCCAAAATTTGATTTTGGACAATACTCTTACAGTAAGTCGTTTTACCTCCACTGTTTGGCCCTGTAATAAATGACATTCTCGCCGAAGTAAGCTTGACGTCATTGCCAACAAAATCAGGGTCATGAGGACACTGAATTGGGTTCTTAAGGTCCCGCGCCACAAAAAAGTGGGACTCTTCGTTGGTTACCTCTGGAATCACTGTCGGGTGAGGCATATCTTCGCTGAACTTGACAAAAGACAACAGCTCGTCAATGGCGGCAACCCCTTCAATTGCCGAAGAAAAATGGTTCGAGCTTAATAAGCGCTTACGCACCGGCAGTATCGCTGTTTCATAATCAATCATCGGTTTTATCATAGCTGCATAGATAAAGCCCAAGGCACTTATCCAACTCGTCAGCAGAAACATCGCTTTGGCAAAACCTGGATGAAACAGTCCGAAGAACCAGGCCACACCAAAATAGATTCCTGGCAGTGCCGGCAACACGGCCCCTAAGCCAAAACGCCTCGGAGCAAAACGCCATGAAGGCGTAAAGAAACCTTTCTCGCTTCGAGAAAAAACACCCGTCAAGGTCCTGAGCACTGGACCCTTAACAAGACTACGGACCGGAGAACCGTTAAAATTTAAAATACTTTTGAAAAGTGAATCCAGATAGACAGTTTCCGGTTGCGGCAACCCTTTTACATCAACCAACATTTTGTTAATTGCCTGCATTGCCCTCTTATAGTCACCATAAGCCAGCATCGGGTGCATATGGGCATTTAGATACTTAAACAGGTCACTTTCACCCTTTGCAAACTCAGCCAGAAAATCAGAAATGCCCTGGCGTAAAAGCAGGTTATTCTTTAACTCGCAGTATGCGTCCTGTTTTGCATGAACCAGCTCAATTGACTCGGAAGGATTTACCAGTGAGTGAAACAATCGTGCCGAACCCACACATGTCATCGTTCGATCAATGGACTTGAAGAGGTCGTGAATCTCAATAACTTTAAGGGTTCGTTTGTCAATTATTGACTCAGGCAACAAATCAAACATTTTACGGCTGTTAAACCGTTCGTCACTTAAGCGTTCATCAACCAGATCGTTTCGATAGTTAAGCTCAATAATCTGCCCATCACTGTCAACTACATCCATAAATTCGCCAAATATTAGTGTATTATTTAGTGGGTTAGTGCCTTATTGCTTGTTTCGTGTAATAAATCCGATAGCCACAAAGTGGTAGCAAAGCATCAAGTCAACTCCTACTAACACAAAACTTGCTTTAATGCACACTCTCAGGTAATTTAATTATCTTGTAATTTATGGTTGTTTGTCAATGGCATTAACGAAAAACTGTTTATCACTTTTTAACTGCCGGCGTTGCTGGCCCCGGGTGTTTTCATGATAACCTTACTTGATTACGGCGCAGGTAATGTCCGAAGTGTTCGTAACGCAATTCGCAAGCTAGGATACACGGTAAAAGATGTATCTACTGCCGACGATATTCGTAACGCTGAAAATCTTGTTTTTCCTGGAGTTGGCAGTTTCGGTAATGCCATCAGCCGTCTTAACAGACTTAATCTCATTGAACCACTGATCGCCTACATTAAGGCAGACAAACCATTTCTAGGAATCTGCCTTGGCCTGCAAACTCTCTTTGATTCGAGTGACGAGTCTCCCGGAGTTACCGGTCTTGGGATTATACCCGGCAATGTCGGCCTTTTTGACCACACAAATCTATCCGTGCCTCAAATTGGCTGGAATGGAATTAATATTCGAAAACCTTCCCCCCTGTTCAACGGCTATGCCCAGGAAAAGTTTTATTTCGTTCACTCCTTCAGGGCAATGGCTACCGATGCCAACCGTGACTGGATTTTAACAACTACCGATTATGGGGAAGAGTTTGTCAGTGGCGTTCAAAAAGGCAAGGTGGCGGCTGTGCAGTTTCACCCCGAAAAAAGTGGTGAGGCAGGACTTAATCTGCTGAAAAATTTTCTGGCAAACCAATCTGCAATTTCAAACACCAGCATTGAACTTTCGCCCCAACCTACGCGCTTTGCCAAACGCATTATTGCCTGTCTGGACGTGCGGACAAACGATCAGGGCGATCTTGTGGTGACCAAGGGCGACCAATACGATGTCAGGCAGGAAGGCGAAGTTCGAAACCTCGGCAAACCTGTTGAATTGGCCAATCGTTACTATCAGGAGGGGGCTGACGAAGTAACCTTTCTGAACATTACCGGCTTCAGAGATTTCCCCTTAAAAGACCAGCCAATGATTGAAGTACTGCTACGAACCTCAGAGCAGGTTTTCGTACCATTAACAATCGGAGGTGGAATTCGTGAGTATAAGGCCTCAGACGGACAGGAGTATAGTTCGCTTGATGTTGCTTCTGAATATTTCCGCTCAGGGGCCGACAAGATTTCCATTGGCAGCGATGCGGTCTACGCGGTTGAAGAGTACCTCGCCAACAACAAGACCAAATCCGGCAAGAGTTCCATTGAACAGATCTCCGTGGTTTACGGAAGGCAGGCTGTGGTCATCTCTGTCGATCCGCGCCGGGTCTACGTCAACTCTCCCGAAGAGACTAAACATCAGACAATAAAGACATCGTTTCCCGGCCCTCAAGGCGAGCAGTATTGCTGGTATCAGTGTACGGTTATGGGCGGACGGGAAGGCCGCGACCTGGATGCCTTGACACTGGCTCAAGTCTGCGAGAAGCTTGGCGCCGGCGAAATACTGCTGAACTGCATTGACAAAGACGGCACAAACTCAGGCTTTGACCTTGAATTGATCAATTTACTGCGCGACAATATTTCAATTCCGGTAATCGCTTCGAGTGGCGCCGGGAAACCAGAACATTTCTCTGAGGTGTTTAAATGCACCAAAGCCGAAGCGGCTTTGGCAGCCGGCATATTTCACCGAAAAGAAGTGCCGATTGACGCTGTCAAAAAACACCTGACAGATCAGGGAATTGAGATACGCTAGATATACAGGTGGTGATCTAAAATATAGGCAGCTACTGCCTTCGGAACTTGCTCGGACCAGTCTTGACTTCTGACTATCGCCTGTCTGATTCGACTTGAAGATATATCGACTACAGGCATATCAAGCAACCGGATTCTTTCAATACCGTTTTCAAAAAAACTGAGCTGGTCGTCAGCAAGACGATACCCAGGGAAAAATTCTCGAACCCTATCGTGGGCTGAAAAAGCAGATGCCAACTTTCTAGTAAATACCACAACACAGGCCTCAGCAAGAATATCTGTATACTGTTTCCAGGTATGAATTTCGGCCAAGGTGTCTTCGCCAACGGCAAAAAACCACTCCCGGTTGCCGTCGAAACCACGCTTGAGCTGCCTGAGAGTATCAATGGTGTACGACGGACCTTCCCGGTACTGCTCCAAGCGACTGAGAAAGACATCTTGAGTGTTGGAAAAGGCCAGCGAGAGCATCGCAAACCGATGTTCGAAATCAGTCAGCGCCGCAGACAGTTTATGGGGTGGATTTGCAGATGGAACGACAATAACGGAATCTAAGGAACACTGCTGTTGAAATTGGCTGACCACTGCGCAATGGCCGTTGTGCACAGGATCAAAAGTACCTCCAAAAACTCCAACCCTCTCACCTATATGGCCACTGTCACCTTCTATGAGTTCAGTGTCTTTCAACTTACTCCCGAATATGACCTTCGCCATAGACAATAAACTTTTTAGTGGTCAACTCTTTTAAGCCCATGGGGCCAAAGGCGTGAAGTTTTGTGGTGCTTATGCCAATCTCAGCCCCCAGACCGTACTGGCCGCCATCACTAAACCTGGTTGAAGCATTGACCATGACCGATGAGGAGTCAACTTCCCGAAGAAAACGCTGGGCGTTCTGATAATTATTGGTAATAATTGATTCTGTATGCAGAGAGCCGTATTGAGCAATGTGATCCATGGCAGCATCAAGGCCAGCCACCACCTTAACCGACAAAATCAAATCAAGATACTCGGCATGCCAGTCCTCTTCAGTGGCAGCCTTACACTCACCAAGCATAGAGCACGTTGCTTCACAGCCTCGCAGCTCAACACCAGCCTCACGCAATCTCTTCGCCATCAGCGGCAGAAAGGCCTCAGCAATATCCTTATGCACCAGGACTGTTTCCAGTGAGTTACAAACACCCGGGCGCTGAACCTTTGCATTGAAGATGATATTATCAGCCATAGCCATATCTGCCGAATCATCAACAAAGACGTGACAAACCCCCTTATAATGCTTCAGAACAGGAATTCGTGAATTTTCCGAAACAAAGCGGATAAGGCTCTCGCCTCCGCGTGGAATAATCAGATCAATCTGCTCATCTAAAGCCAGCATACAGTTTACAGCTTCACGGTCAGTCGTGGGAATGACCTGCACAGCATAAGGGGAAATTCCCTCCGCAGAAAGAATCTCCTGAAAGATGCGGGCAAGAATAAGATTTGAGTGAATAGCCTCCGAACCGCCTCGGAGAATAATTGCATTTCCCGCTTTTAGACAAAGTGCAGCAGCGTCTATCGTTACGTTTGGCCGGGACTCATAAATCATGCCGATTACCCCCAGGGGAATCCGCATTCGACCAACCATAAGACCATTAGGCCGTTTATTCATCTCCGATATTTCGCCAACAGGGTCGGCAAGGGCAGCAACTTCCTTTAAACCAGTAACCATCGAATCAATAACCTTATCCGAGAGGGTAAGACGGTCAAGCATTGCGGCTGAAAGACCTTTTTCTCTACCGGCAACCAGGTCTTTTTCGTTTTCCTGCTGAATACCGCTTTTTTGATTTAAAAGCGCAGCAGCCATATTAGTGAGTACTCTATTCTTTACCTCAGGAGACAATTTCACTACTTCACGCGCCGCTTTCTTGGCCTGAGTTGCAATAGTATAGATTGTTTCTTTTACCGACATAAGACTCTCCAGGTTATTGTTTAGAAGCTAAGGGCAGCTCGCCGTTAGCTGAGGGGCTAAGAGGCTGTCCTAGAACACCACAAGATTGTCACGATGGATAATTTCCTCACTATCAACAAAACCGAGTGTTTTTTCAATTTGAGAACTATGCTGTCCTTGAATTTTCGATATATCTTCAGACGAATAGTTCACCAGACCCGCAGCTAGCGGCTTATCATTTTGATCGATACAATGGACAGGGTCTCCAATGCCGAAAACCCCACGCGTTTCAAGAATGCCTGAAGGCAAAAGACTTTTACCGCCAGACAGTACTGCCCGACAGGCGCCATCATCAAGAACAAGATGTCCCTTGGGCCTCAAGGTATAGGCAATCCAGTGTTTGCGGCTGTGCAGTTTTTCTTTCTGAGGCAGAAAAAATGTTCCGACAGGTTCACCGCTAAATAGCTGCCGCAAAATCTGGGGCTGCTTCCCATACCCGATAAACGAACTACCGCCCCTGGCAGAAACCATTTTAGCAGCTAAAATCTTACTGCGCATTCCACCAGTCCCCAGAGCGCCACAGACGTGCCCGGCCATTGACTCTACTTCATCATTTACCTGTGCCACAGTGCAGACAAGACTGGCAGACGGATCTTTTGAAGGGTTGCCAGTGTATAACCCGTCGACATCAGTCAGACAGATAAAGATATCGGCATCAATAAGATTTGTGGCCATTGCTGCCAGGGTATCGTTATCACCAAAACGAAGCTCTTTAACGGAAACCGTATCATTTTCATTGATAATCGGCAGTAAGCCCCAGTCAAACATGGTAAAAAGGGTATTGCGGATATTCAGATAACGATCTCGATTCGACAGATCATCATGGGTAAGAAGGACTTGGGCAACTTTCTGATTTTTTTTGGCAAAGATATCTTCGTAAACCCGCATCAAACGGCTTTGCCCAAAGGCCGCTGCAGCCTGTTTCTCTCTCATGCTTAAGGCTCTGGCACCAAGGCCAAGACTCTTTCTGCCTGCAGCTACAGCTCCTGAAGAAACCAGAATTACCTCTTTGCCAATCTCCTGCAAAAAGCATAAATCATCCGCCAGGTTTTCCATCACCGAAATATCCAGGCCTTCCTTGCAGGTCAACATGGCGCTGCCAACCTTAACAACAACACGCTTAACAGCGGTCAGCAGGCGGCCCCGCTCTGCCAGGCCTATTTCTCTACTCACTTGAAAGGTCATCGTAACTACTCAAAAATCTCTGCCAGCTTTTCTTTTAACTCGTCTATACCCTCACCCATAAGGGCTGAAATTGATAAAGCAGTAATATTCTTTTCTGCAAAAAATGCCAGATGTTTCGTCAACTGGTCAGATGACTCCAACTCATCCATCTTGTTCAAAATAACTATACGATGACGCGTTGCCAGCTCCTCTTTGTATTGAAACAACTCATTTTCAATCGTCAGAAAGTCACTGCATACGGTTTCAAAGTCAGTTGAGACATCGAGAACATGCAGAAGAACCTTTGTTCTCTCAATATGGCGCAAAAATTTATGCCCAA
This window of the Desulfobulbaceae bacterium genome carries:
- the proB gene encoding glutamate 5-kinase, yielding MTFQVSREIGLAERGRLLTAVKRVVVKVGSAMLTCKEGLDISVMENLADDLCFLQEIGKEVILVSSGAVAAGRKSLGLGARALSMREKQAAAAFGQSRLMRVYEDIFAKKNQKVAQVLLTHDDLSNRDRYLNIRNTLFTMFDWGLLPIINENDTVSVKELRFGDNDTLAAMATNLIDADIFICLTDVDGLYTGNPSKDPSASLVCTVAQVNDEVESMAGHVCGALGTGGMRSKILAAKMVSARGGSSFIGYGKQPQILRQLFSGEPVGTFFLPQKEKLHSRKHWIAYTLRPKGHLVLDDGACRAVLSGGKSLLPSGILETRGVFGIGDPVHCIDQNDKPLAAGLVNYSSEDISKIQGQHSSQIEKTLGFVDSEEIIHRDNLVVF
- the nadD gene encoding nicotinate (nicotinamide) nucleotide adenylyltransferase, yielding MKDTELIEGDSGHIGERVGVFGGTFDPVHNGHCAVVSQFQQQCSLDSVIVVPSANPPHKLSAALTDFEHRFAMLSLAFSNTQDVFLSRLEQYREGPSYTIDTLRQLKRGFDGNREWFFAVGEDTLAEIHTWKQYTDILAEACVVVFTRKLASAFSAHDRVREFFPGYRLADDQLSFFENGIERIRLLDMPVVDISSSRIRQAIVRSQDWSEQVPKAVAAYILDHHLYI
- a CDS encoding glutamate-5-semialdehyde dehydrogenase codes for the protein MSVKETIYTIATQAKKAAREVVKLSPEVKNRVLTNMAAALLNQKSGIQQENEKDLVAGREKGLSAAMLDRLTLSDKVIDSMVTGLKEVAALADPVGEISEMNKRPNGLMVGRMRIPLGVIGMIYESRPNVTIDAAALCLKAGNAIILRGGSEAIHSNLILARIFQEILSAEGISPYAVQVIPTTDREAVNCMLALDEQIDLIIPRGGESLIRFVSENSRIPVLKHYKGVCHVFVDDSADMAMADNIIFNAKVQRPGVCNSLETVLVHKDIAEAFLPLMAKRLREAGVELRGCEATCSMLGECKAATEEDWHAEYLDLILSVKVVAGLDAAMDHIAQYGSLHTESIITNNYQNAQRFLREVDSSSVMVNASTRFSDGGQYGLGAEIGISTTKLHAFGPMGLKELTTKKFIVYGEGHIRE
- the hisF gene encoding imidazole glycerol phosphate synthase subunit HisF; amino-acid sequence: MITLLDYGAGNVRSVRNAIRKLGYTVKDVSTADDIRNAENLVFPGVGSFGNAISRLNRLNLIEPLIAYIKADKPFLGICLGLQTLFDSSDESPGVTGLGIIPGNVGLFDHTNLSVPQIGWNGINIRKPSPLFNGYAQEKFYFVHSFRAMATDANRDWILTTTDYGEEFVSGVQKGKVAAVQFHPEKSGEAGLNLLKNFLANQSAISNTSIELSPQPTRFAKRIIACLDVRTNDQGDLVVTKGDQYDVRQEGEVRNLGKPVELANRYYQEGADEVTFLNITGFRDFPLKDQPMIEVLLRTSEQVFVPLTIGGGIREYKASDGQEYSSLDVASEYFRSGADKISIGSDAVYAVEEYLANNKTKSGKSSIEQISVVYGRQAVVISVDPRRVYVNSPEETKHQTIKTSFPGPQGEQYCWYQCTVMGGREGRDLDALTLAQVCEKLGAGEILLNCIDKDGTNSGFDLELINLLRDNISIPVIASSGAGKPEHFSEVFKCTKAEAALAAGIFHRKEVPIDAVKKHLTDQGIEIR